One part of the Schistocerca piceifrons isolate TAMUIC-IGC-003096 chromosome 2, iqSchPice1.1, whole genome shotgun sequence genome encodes these proteins:
- the LOC124777612 gene encoding uncharacterized protein LOC124777612 translates to MKTIFILFAVLGITAAKAVPAPRISVHTRNLQDDLNDFLVLIPVDEIVAIVTDHLANDPEVQAAVQYILSDDFKSIVLAIDALPEYIDFLNYLQESGLDVYKYVNALHDFLGLPQLTPPSKLRHTRSIRSMVDEILAILPLDELRALFDEKLETSPDFKELYDRIRSPEFQSIVETLNSLPEYQELLQKLRDAGIDVDAFIDLIRGLFGLKKANRNLQDDLNDFLALIPVDEIVAIVLDHLANDPEVQAAVQYILSDDFKSIVLAIDALPEYIDFLNYLQESGLDVYKYVNALHDFLGLPQLTPPSKLRHTRSIRSMVDEILAILPLDELRALFDEKLETSPDFKELYDRIRSPEFQSIVETLNSLPEYQELLQKLRDAGIDVDAFIDLIRGLFGLKKANRNLQDDLNDFLALIPVDEIVAIVLDHLANDPEVQAAVQYILSDDFKSIVLAIDALPEYIDFLNYLQESGLDVYKYVNALHDFLGLPQLPPPSKLRHTRSIRSMVDEILAILPLDELRALFDEKLETSPDFKELYDRIRSPEFQSIVETLNSLPEYQELLQKLRDAGIDVDAFIDLIRGLFGLPTRKL, encoded by the exons ATGAAGACGATCTTCATCCTCTTCGCTGTCCTCGGGATAACAGCAG CAAAGGCTGTTCCTGCCCCCCGAATTAGCGTACACACACGCAACCTCCAGGATGACCTCAATGACTTCCTCGTCCTGATCCCCGTCGACGAAATTGTCGCTATCGTCACCGATCACTTGGCCAACGACCCTGAGGTGCAGGCTGCTGTTCAGTACATACTCTCCGATGACTTCAAGAGCATTGTCCTGGCCATCGACGCTCTCCCAGAATACATtgat TTCCTCAACTACCTGCAAGAGTCCGGCCTCGATGTCTACAAATACGTGAACGCTCTACACGACTTCCTGGGACTGCCCCAGCTTACCCCTCCATCCAAGCTGAGACACACCAGGAGCATCCGTTCCATGGTCGACGAGATTCTCGCCATCTTGCCACTGGACGAACTCCGCGCTCTGTTCGACGAGAAGCTGGAAACCAGCCCCGACTTCAAGGAGCTCTACGACAGGATCAGGTCTCCCGAATTCCAG TCGATCGTGGAAACTCTGAACTCGCTGCCAGAGTACCAGGAGCTGCTTCAGAAACTGAGGGACGCTGGCATCGACGTCGACGCATTCATTGACCTGATTCGCGGTCTTTTCGGCCT CAAGAAGGCCAACCGCAACCTCCAGGATGACCTCAATGACTTCCTCGCCCTGATCCCCGTCGACGAAATTGTCGCTATCGTGCTCGACCACTTGGCCAACGACCCTGAGGTGCAGGCTGCTGTTCAGTACATACTCTCCGATGACTTCAAGAGCATTGTCCTGGCCATCGACGCTCTCCCAGAATACATTGAT TTCCTCAACTACCTGCAAGAGTCCGGCCTCGATGTCTACAAATACGTGAACGCTCTACACGACTTCCTGGGACTGCCCCAGCTTACTCCTCCATCCAAGCTGAGACACACCAGGAGCATCCGTTCCATGGTCGACGAGATTCTCGCCATCTTGCCACTGGACGAACTCCGGGCTCTGTTCGACGAGAAGCTGGAAACCAGCCCCGACTTCAAGGAGCTCTACGACAGGATCAGGTCTCCCGAATTCCAG TCGATCGTGGAAACTCTGAACTCGCTGCCAGAGTACCAGGAGCTGCTTCAGAAACTGAGGGACGCTGGCATCGACGTCGACGCATTCATTGACCTGATTCGCGGTCTTTTCGGCCT CAAGAAGGCCAACCGCAACCTCCAGGATGACCTCAATGACTTCCTCGCCCTGATCCCCGTCGACGAAATTGTCGCTATCGTGCTCGACCACTTGGCCAACGACCCTGAGGTGCAGGCTGCTGTTCAGTACATACTCTCCGATGACTTCAAGAGCATTGTCCTGGCCATCGACGCTCTCCCAGAATACATTGAT TTCCTCAACTACCTGCAAGAGTCCGGCCTCGATGTCTACAAATACGTGAACGCTCTACACGACTTCCTGGGACTGCCCCAGCTTCCTCCTCCATCCAAGCTGAGACACACCAGGAGCATCCGTTCCATGGTCGACGAGATTCTCGCCATCTTGCCACTGGACGAACTCCGGGCTCTGTTCGACGAGAAGCTGGAAACCAGCCCCGACTTCAAGGAGCTCTACGACAGGATCAGGTCTCCCGAATTCCAG TCGATCGTGGAAACTCTGAACTCGCTGCCAGAGTACCAGGAGCTGCTTCAGAAACTGAGGGACGCTGGCATCGACGTCGACGCATTCATTGACCTGATTCGCGGTCTTTTCGGCTTGCCTacgaggaaattgtaa